One region of Mycobacterium riyadhense genomic DNA includes:
- a CDS encoding PE/PPE C-terminal domain-containing protein → MSASAGLGAAASVGKLSVPPSWVTKSPEIRLVATALPTTSMGESYGGMPLVGPVTSVVNAPRGDGSRVRSAMRAKVLAGPDEELGNRRGPDRGPDGDPLSERDELNQLRKTATQLAKQRDVLKRTAATLIQESREK, encoded by the coding sequence GTGTCAGCGTCGGCCGGTTTAGGAGCGGCGGCGTCGGTCGGAAAGTTGTCGGTGCCGCCGTCTTGGGTTACGAAGTCGCCCGAAATCCGGCTTGTCGCAACGGCATTGCCGACAACCTCAATGGGCGAGTCCTACGGCGGCATGCCGCTGGTGGGTCCGGTGACGAGCGTTGTCAACGCGCCACGAGGCGACGGGTCCCGGGTCCGCTCCGCAATGCGTGCCAAGGTTCTTGCCGGGCCGGATGAGGAGCTGGGCAACCGACGTGGCCCAGACCGTGGTCCAGATGGAGACCCGCTTAGCGAACGGGATGAGCTCAACCAGTTGCGCAAAACGGCAACTCAATTGGCCAAGCAGCGCGATGTGCTCAAGCGCACGGCGGCGACGCTGATTCAGGAATCGAGGGAGAAGTAG